TTAAAAGTGTTTCCGGAAACAGACAAAGTACATTTTTCTATTCCCGGAAACACTTTTGTAGTTTTCGTTATATTCAGCCGGCGTTTAAATGTGCTGGTCCAGCAGCACAACATTGCCATCCGGATCCATTACCATCAGGCTGGCCGGTCCGGAAGTGTTTTCATCGGCTTCTGCCATTAACGCAATATTTTTGCTCTTTAGCTGTTTCTGAATAACGCGGATATCATCAAATTGTTCCATCGTATTCGCATTTTCATCCCAACCCGGGTTAAAGGTTAAAATATTACCTTCAAACATGCCCTGAAACAAACCGATCAGTGCATTCTCATTTTTCATGATAAGGTATTTTTTCTCCAGATCTCCGGCAAAAACCTTAAATCCCAGTTCTTCATAAAATT
This region of Flavobacterium inviolabile genomic DNA includes:
- a CDS encoding VOC family protein; protein product: MKLGAFSMSLSVKDITVSKQFYEELGFKVFAGDLEKKYLIMKNENALIGLFQGMFEGNILTFNPGWDENANTMEQFDDIRVIQKQLKSKNIALMAEADENTSGPASLMVMDPDGNVVLLDQHI